In the genome of Rissa tridactyla isolate bRisTri1 chromosome Z, bRisTri1.patW.cur.20221130, whole genome shotgun sequence, the window TTTCACAATCACCAGTTTAGGAATTGCTGTTATGTTGTATTTCTTCTTCAGATCActgaggggaaaaattaaaaataaaatacaccattAGGGAGCATTTTAAGAAACCTCCTAGTCTCTTATAAAGGGTACTCTGGTCAGGATGCATGGAAGAGCAGAGATGAGTGCCTGGGCTTCCTCAGAGCTTGAGGCAGAGCACTGGGTAGTATGTGGAGATTaacaaggctgcagctgggagtTTACATGGTGAAACTTAGTTCAGGGAGTTCAGAGAGTTGCAGCACCCTTCCTGTAACTGCTCTTCACTGCTACCTGTAGTCTCCATAGAGGCAGAGACTGACTCTGAGAGACTATAAAGAGGTCAATGTAAGGAAAGTGTGACACACCATTCCACCTTGCTTAGAAACAGATATCTTTTGGTACCTTTTTACTGGTTAGCAGAAGGATCTCACTTAAATTAGCAGGAGACATTTATTCCCATACCAAGATGTTCAAGTGTGCCAATCCCATAGAGCTACTTCCTATAATCTCCATTAAAGCATGATGCTTTAATGTAAACAGAAGTCCTTCAATGTAAACAGAAGAGACTACAGAAATGTCTTAAACTCCCTCAGTGAAACAGGCCTTCTACATACAGAAACGTAAGCAATCAAAAGATTTGGAACAAGCTGTCGAAGAATAAAGTTTCAACAACTCCTCTGTCCATCACACATACAATAGTGGCCATTTATCTATGTCAGGATATAGAAAAATCCAGATAGATTACAAATAGCTCagttaaaatacagttaaaaaattaaagagcCACAGAAACAGTGATGCTCCAGGAACAAAATGAGGATCTATTCAAGCAATTGATGAGTATGTAACCCAGGAAAAATTAGTAAGAGAAAGCTTCTGAAGGATGGAAGTTTAATGGGATCAAACTTAAGATACATGGAAAATTTAAGAAACAGGTTATTaataccagaaataaaaataacatttgggaaggaaaaaccTAGAGAACACAAAATatccaaagagaaacagaagtacTTGCTGATACTGGCACAAGATAAATAACACAAGGGATGACTACTAATTATACACCACAGAGACAAAAGTGCACAAATAGCAGGCTATCAGCCACATGAAGTAGTAAAACAGAATTCACTGTTTATATAGATGAGTTGAAAGAGATGAGTAAGATGCAAACAAAAGGAATATGCAAAAACAGGAGAGAATCGAAGAATACTGCATAGTAAGCCACTTCAGTTGAGCACGACACAGGCAACAGAAATGGCAAGATGGAAGACACTTCCAAGGAAAACAGTGTAACAGCTGTGACACAGTTTATTTGTTACAggacaaaaagaagaggaaaagaacaagGCACATGGATCTATCTTTATAGAAAGACAGTATCTTCCATACAAGAAATTCACCTCACTTGGAAGGGTGATATTTCAGTGCAAACGAAAAAGCAAAATTCAGGACACAAATAAGccagaaaaaacaattttgaGACTAAGACTTAATCAATAGAACTGACAACAACTTTTAGGCATGAATGTTATTAATTCACAACAGAGGTAATTAAAAGACAGTCATTGAGATCTAAGCTCGTTAAACATCTCAATGGACATGAGATAAAATAAGAGTTGGTAAAAATCAGAGTTAGTAGTTGAGAGTGCTGCTCAACAGGAGGAGCCTCAAGTGTTTCCAGGAACTCCAGAACCAGCTCACTGCCCCagctccaactgagaaagaaaagcagacaaagaATGTCTGAAGTTTCCTGCCATGTTTATTAGGACACTGCAAAAACAAATTCTTTCCAAATACATGGCAATAGCAAAAGTACTACTTTCATTAACACTAAACAtccaaagaagaaaggaaaacatttgttgAATACAAATAACAGGCAGAGAAATGGGTTTAGTGCGATGAATTCAGAACCATTAAGCTAAAAGGTAGGAAAACTATTAGCTACCTCCTACCATGTCACACTATTCATAGGTCATCCTTGGCACATCTATTCATTGTACTAGATGTTCACATTAGAGAGCCATGAATGAAAAAATATAGATGCTAATGAATTTGTAATGTCCATTTTGGAAGGCAGcagttaaagaaaatatattctagCACATTGTCCTCACAAGTGATATTCCACAATTCAGCAGTAGGAATGCAAGCTATGGTGACAGACATGCTGATATCTAACAGGAAAGGCAAGGAACATAAAATCTACACTCAGATGCAAGTTGTTAAGTCTACAAGAAAGCCCAGAAAAATGTAATCATTTTTGAGGAAGAGATCATGTGTTTCAGAAGGGGTATAAGAAACAGGTTAAGTGAACTGCAACAGGTCAGCTAAAAGTTAACAACCTCCCCAAAACAAATGTAATCTGTTGTGTGGAAAATTACCTCCCTGCCTTGCCTTATATCAAAGTGAGCAGAAATTAAGCACCTTTAGAAGAACCAGAGGACAGAGACACAACAAGCAATAATGGAGTAGCCAACTTCCAAAATATGAATAACACCACCCTCAAAACAAAACTTAAACACTAAATGGAAATGTAGTGCCTGAGCACCATCACTACAAGCAAGAACATCTGCTGTGTGAAGTTCAAATGCCAAAGAATTTTGattgagtaggaaaaaaaaaatttgtaagtGTTGTTAAACAAGACAAGACATTAATATATAGACATTCTCTATGATTTTCTGGAAAAGAGGAGGTGTCttaaaaaagtacagaaaataagatttaagtGAAATACTGGCCCAGACAAGGCATTCCTGAAACACatctttccttcttatttttccttaagagaagaaaaaaaatcaacaggtgAAAGATACTGCCCTGACATTATGTTGGCTGAGCAATAATGCAGGAAATATTACAGAAGAAGCAACAATATGGTCTAGACACAGGTTTGCTTTCTCAGtgaattctgaaataaaagcaagcaacCAAGAATCCCCATAGACCTTTCTGAAGTCTgctaaaatgggagaaaaaacatTCCAAAGCAAGTTCATGTAAAACCCACGTAAAAGATAATCGCCTCCTCATACCACTTGTATGACAAACAAGGTGGGTGAAAGCTGCATTTTACTGGTTCAGTGGACAATAAAATAGCTTGAGATGCCTAACACAATTGTAGCAATAGGAGACAAAACAGTAGGAAACTGAAGGTAATTTGCTATGGAGACTGGAAACTAACACTTTGCTTTCCTAAGGGAATGCATGTAATAGCTTATCCACTCCACTACAGCATCTTGTTTACACAGCTTCTGGGATGAAGATTGCTTGCATCAAACCAGACTGAAGCATGCACAAGTTTTGCCTACCTTTGTGTGCAACTTGTAAAATGAATGgacctggagaaggctcaggaaCAGTTCTGCAGACAATGCTTCTGAATCACCATGTATGTGTGTACGGGTGCTTACAAAAACAACTATTTAAAACCTGTTAAAGATCCTATAGGGATCTCAAATCCTGTGACTCACCCACACAAACTATTACACTTGTCATGGAACTAACTCCAATGACAATTTATGAAACCATTAACTATAAATACAAACATCACACATGCTACAAAGATGAACTCAGTTCTCATACAGTAAAATACAGTGATGTAATTAATGACATTCTTAAAAATCAGTTGCCTAGCTATTTCCAGGTAAGTGTATAAGTACTTACAAGTATTTACTTACTGACTGTCTTTTGACTTTTATGAGAAGTCTGGATGAAAGTTTCTGAGAGCACAGATTTTATATTACTAGGTAGTACTGGCATTGGCTGGAAGGGAGTTAATTTACTTCACAGAGGCTTGCATGGTGCTGTATTTTAGATTTGTTAACAAAATAGTGTTCCTAACACACCAATGTTtgagctattgctgaacagtgcttacgcAGCACCagggccttttctgtttcttatgctgccccaccagcaattaggctgggggtgcacaagaagttgggatgGGACGCAGCCAGGACAGACGACCCCAATTGACCAAACGGATATTCCATACGATATGAACTGTACTCAGCAATTAAAGctaaagaaaggaggaggaaggaaccaATGTCTGGAGataaggcatttgtcttccaaagcaacCGTTACAAAGTCCTGCTGTCCTGGAAATTGCTATAGACCTGCCTGACAATGGTGAGTAGTGCATGAATTCCTCATCTTGCTTTGCTTGGGTGTTCACATTTGCTTtatctgttaaactgtctttatctcaacccacaagttttctcactttcaacCTTcagattctcttccccatcccaccagggcagggagctgggtgagGCTGGGCTGCCTACCGGGGCTAACTCACAACATAGGCGAGTATTTTTATAAAAGAGTTTAAAATCTATGCACAAGAGGGTTTTTTGAGATGTAGACAACAATGAGCAAAGTCAAGATCATATTGGCAACGTAAGTGGTACATTTTATGCACTTGTGTAATATGATACCTGACAATATTGGAATTTTAAGAGTTTTCACTTGAAAGTGATGGACACCTTGCTAACCTGCTTCTAGCACTATAGCCTGTAATACACAGCTGCACATCTATTTTAGCTGTGAACTTTCTGCATAAGTGTTAGCCATATGAACAAGCACATCATATGGATTCGATTCAATTTTGAAGTGTCTGTTAAGAGTTTGGGATAACAGTCTAAAAAGACTAAGAATAGGCAATAGCTCTTAACTACTCAGATACTTTcactcttctgctttccttttttaacccCTTCCCCCTCCATACATTCCAGGAGGTGCCAATCCACCTTCATACCTAAGGCTTCCTAATATAAAATGTAAGCatgccctttttattttcctttttcagaaattttttgcGATTCTAATTTTCACTGAGGTGTACAGGACATGGAGTCAGTAAATACCTGCCTATCTGGCAGCCTGCAAGAACTACTAGCATGCACTGGGCACCCACAGAGAATGACGTCTTTGCATAGTAGGTACAAACACAGCAGTATGTCTTTGTGTATCATAATTAAAACATCAGCTCCCACTTACTAGGATTTGTTGTTGACATGTTCtgtcctgctcctgctcttcctttctactattccctttctcctcctAGTGCTCACTTCCTATTAGATTGTCTTCACACACCCCTGCATGGATCAAAAGCCTGTGCCTCAGGCAGCAAAAATCAACATCAAAGCTGCAAACAGTCAAGGCATCAGGAGCAGGACTTTCTGTTAGTCATGCCACGGACTACATGAAGTAGTAAAGGTGCAGTCCCACCTTGGGAAATAGTCAGGACTGACAGCATGGAAGAGTCTTGAGATCCTGTTCTGAATTCAGTATTTTGCTTCTCTGCAGGTATATGCAAGGCATTACACTTCATACTCTACAAGTATGAATGCAGGCTATTTCTTAACAAGACAAAATTCATCCCCAAGAAACTCCATGCTTTCTTTGTTTGTGAAGTGTCTTTTAGATAGCACATTTAAAATTGGCTGTATTGTGCCTAGAAGAGACTTCAGTCTATGGTGCAATTATATATCTTAAAATGTTCTAGCTGATGACTTCAGTATTTAACTTCAGTGAAGATATTGAAATGCCTTCTTTACATAGTCCACAAAGGAGCAACCAATTAGAATTATTTACAAtggaactttaaaaatattaatgaataataaatgttaataaatgtgaatgttaataaatattaataatcaaattattaatttatgttAGTCAATATTAAAGTTATATTCTTAGTTAGAACTAGTATCTAGCCAGAATTACAGTTTGGTTTAGTGAACACGCATCCATCTGCCTAAGTCTACAATGATTCACCAGTATCCCTGGAGCAAAACTACCAGTTAATCTAACCTAAGCACCTTGAACATCTCCACAGTCTTTTATTGTTATATGCAAGAAACACAACTTCAAAAACATTGCCTTTTCCTACCCCTCTACACTTTGTTCTTCAGTAAGCCCTTCAAACACTATGCTCTTGCTGCCATCTGTGACAGGACAAGCCACGTTTCTCTACAGGCGTCTGAAGGGCATTATGGACTGCCACAGAAAAGCCAATCAAACTATCGCTGTACCTCCATTCCACATGACTTGAGCAAGAGCAGAGTCAAAAATAGATCCCTAATCCACACAGGATGAAGCTGCAAGCACATTCCCATGGTCTATGCCAAATAGCTCGCTGAATGCAGTAACTTCAAGTGCTACATTTCCAGCAGGAAATTTCCATGAATTCTATTAGAATTAGTAGCTATGAAATACAATTACTGTCTGGGGAGCCTTtggagaacaaaggaaaacagcattGCCACTTCAATCTATTTTTAAGTCAATGGAAACTGTCGTTAAAAAGGTTTAACATTAACTGGCTGCTGACATCCAGGAATGAGCCAAGGAACAATGACATAAAATAGCTCCTGGCTTCAGGTTGTTTGCTCCTGAGGTTGTCAAAGTGCAATGACAAAACAAGATTAGTAAACCTGCTCCACACTAAGTAGCTAGGGTGTTACACAGCGCTATCCCAGGTAGCAGACTGGGATGGCTCTTGAGTTAAATGAAGAAGTTACTAGAAGCAATAGAACAGAGTTTTTTGTTTCAGCAACAAATCTTGTTGTGAGTTTAATTACCCAgtctatgtttaaaaataacactaaCTCCTTGAGTTTGATGACATCTGTAACAATATTCTCCACAACCTACTCCTgcattaaagagaaaacaaaatccttttacTAGTAGTTACATGTATTTCAAGCCTCCAGCTATAGGTATTTCAGTGGCCCTAAACATCGTAACTGTGCTCTCATAATCCCAATCTGTACTTCTTGATATGAGCTAAATCATATTTCTGACAGTGATCTAAAGGAGTCTGCACCTTTGACTCGGGTCCTCAAAACAGTTCCTGGTATTATCCTTTGCCATTACTTACACATGGTCATgtcctttccttttgttgttttgctaAGAAAGCTGCCTATGGGAATGCCCATTTAGAAACCTATTAGCACCAGAATTTCACATCCCAGTTACCACGTGCATTTGACACAGCTAAACTCCAGCTgttattacatttctttttcaccTAGCTTACCTGAATGTCTGAAGTTCTTCATAGTTTGCCCTGCTCCTCTCTAAGTTGTTCAGCTATGCTTTTTGCTCCTCCATTTGCCTTTTTCCCAGAGCATTAATAAGCTATACAACCCAGCATAACCTTAACTACTGCTGTGCTGAAAAACAATCATTTGATCCTCGTTTgctattagtttattttttacttGCTATTCATGTCATGTTGTTAATGCATGGGGTCTTTATTAACCCTTCTTCAAAGATCTTTTGAATCCTAAATTAAGTATGCAAAACTAGTTTTCTGTCATCGCGTTCTTACACGCTAAAACCAAGTTACTTCTCTGAAGAAAGTAAGCTGTTGGTTTAATGTTAGTGTTACGCCTCCGTGGGAGCGCAGTGAGAGCCAGCTACCAGCCGCCACTGCTCAGAGGACAGAGCGGAGGCAGGACTAGGCTGGCCGGACACTGAACTGTGCCCTTCACCTTAGGGAAGACGCTGCAACCTGCACTTCAGCCTGCTCAACGGGAAGGGAAGGAGCCGATGAAGAGGGCAGGTGGCGGCCCCGCGGAGCTTTTGTATCAGAGACTTCGGTGTTAAGTTATACTGCTGTTAAAGCATCCACACCTCCTGACACCCCGCCGCTGTGTGCTAGCAGAGACGCTGGCGGTggggggcccggccgccccgccaGCCACGGCTACCCAGGCGCGGCAAGGTCCGGGAGTCGCCGCCGCCCGTACTCACTGCTTGTAGGGGTCGTGGAAGGGCAGGGCCAGCCAGTCCCCGTGCATGGCGCGCATGTAGCCCGCCATCTCCTCGGCGCTGTTGTCGGAGGAGATGAAGACGACCTCGAAGGGGGCGGTGGGCTGagtctcctccagcagctccgtgtagAAGTCGCAGAGGACGGGAGTGAAGTCGCGGCACGGCGAGCACCAGCCGGCGGAGAAGTACAAGCCCACGACTTTGTTCTGCAGGGCCTCTTCGGGGTCCACGCTGCGCCCGTCCTTGCTGACCAGCAGCCGGCCGCTGAACACATCCACCATGCTGCCACCGGTCGCCCCCCGCGGGGCGCAGCAGAGCCGAGGGTGGCACTGAGGTCTGCGAGCCCAGGAGGCCCCTCCACGCTGGGACCGACGGACCTTCCTTCCTCTCGCCGCGGCCGCGCCCCTCGGTTCACCCAAAGCAACGGCTCCGACACAGGCCCCAAACTCCGCCGCTACACAGCGACACCGCCTCCTtagctccccgccgccgccaacTTTATACCCGCCCCTACCGCCCGGGTCCGCCCACCGCTGACTGACAGCACCGCTTCCAATGGCAGCGTTAGGAGGACGTGGCCTCGCGCCGTCCCTGTCggtggcaggaggggaaaggTTCCCACAGGCGGGGCGTTACGCACCCACCGGCCGCGGCGCAGCGGCCGCTGCCGCGCCCAGGCGGGTAGGTGCTTTTCCTCTTTATGCCAAATGGCCTTCGTGAGAAGGCAAATACCTCTCGAGACTTACTAAGCTCACCGAAGATACCGAGCTTTTAGTAGGAATCACCGGCATGCCAAATGCCAGGCCTCTTCAGTTTGTCATGGACTTCACCTTCTCTCCACTGAAAGTCTCATCACAAGGCTCGGCCAGCCTCGGCACTGGGCTGCCTTTATCTTTTTGTGGGACGTAcagcactgaatttttttctagcatggaaaataatctgaattcTGATTATGAAAGAAGCTATCCTGTGTCCAAGCAGAGAAGGAATTCTCATTTCATTCCAGTGCACTTCTCGTTTTATTCTCATGCACTTAGGTGTTTGGTTGAATAATGAGTTTTTTTCTGGAGCTGATACTGAGTTAGAAATTAATAAAAGCAGCATTGTATTACAAATATGTGGTCTATTTTCTCCCTAAAGCAACCtgcaaaaaggaaatgaaaggtgATTTAGCTGTAGGCAACTTAAATTACAGTTTAGTTAAAAGGTCACAATAGGGTGATAATGACACCTCGTACATTGTCTCGTTTTTATTAATTACACAATActcaattaaaattaatttaccttAAACAAAAAATTATCAATATCCCCCAAAACAAATTCTAATATTTATACTGGATACTTCGGGTATCTAATCATGGAGgtcccaaagaaaatatttcacattaaaaCTGTGTGTCCAAATGCATTCTAGGTTTTTACTGTTTTGTATGTCTTCTTTTTTAAGCTGCAGCCCTTCAAAAATCTGCcaattttaattttggaaaacagaGTTATGACAAGTATATATCATGCATGATTCAAATACTGAACACTAGAATGTAACTGAAGTTAATCATGATGAGTGCTTGGTTAGGTAAATTGCAACTAAGTTCATAGTGAAATTAAGTCAAATTTCTACATCTGACCATATAGCATGCACTGTAAGAATCGCaatatttgaagtgaaaaattCAAATTTAACTTTGTATAAGAATAAACTGGGTGATCTCCTTTTAAGAtctttttgaaatgtctttttctttcattgacaTGACCCAAAATTTTTGGTTATCTACTGCCACTTTCTGTCCTGAGTGAAAGAAACAAGGTATCATTTTAAAAGTTTGACCATGTGAGAGAAAGCCCAAAGAAGAACAACGGAAGTAACACAGCTATAGGTTTTTTTCAGTAGGCTTCATCACAGTAGCCACCTGGTCATAGGATCAGTTTTATTTGGGAGAGGCAGTCACCTGCCCTTTCTCTtacccctttttcctcttcttatgcAGGTATACTGCTAATTAAATGACTGCTTGCTTTTTGTGCAAAAGCTCATACATCTTTAAAAAAGCATAAGAGTTCAGccattactattattttctaagagattttttaatatgcaaattaATCTTTATGAACGAGCCCTTTTAATTTATATCCTAATATATCTGACTAATTTGCAATTACTATTCCgatattttactggaaaaaataataattgcttaGGTGTTTGGAAAGTGtgttttattcaaatatttctccattttcatgGACTGTTGAGCTACGTTGTTTTTCAAATCCAAGAATCTGCTTCCAACACAGAAGtgacatttaaaacaacaaaatcctTTGATGTCACACTTCTCCCATCAATCCTTTCTCCAAGTTTTGAATGCTGTTTTGCGCTGTTCCCTCCTTCAGACTTCTACCTGATGTCAGAAGTAGAAGACAAAAGGAGCTGCGAAAGGTTGCCTGCTGTTAGAACAGCACAGAAGGGAAGTTTGGCTCACCTGAGCCTTTGATTTGCCCTACCATCTGCCTTCATGAGACCACTTGTCAAACAAGATGAAGTCAGTACTTTGGGAGCCTGTAGAGtcacaggaaaatggaaaaaagtttcCATGGAAGTTCAGGCTACCATAGGTTCATTATTGACATTCCTACCAAATTCTCCTTCAAGCAGATATTATGAACTGAAGCAATGATCTAAGGAACTTGCAGCCATCCCACCTCTAAATTTAGAAAGCTGGTTAGCCGGATACGGTACAATTCCACGAGAACAGGACTTATTGTGATTGCTAGCTACAACTTCACAGGGAGGAAGATCTGTATGtactgttaccaaagacaggcctctgctttgtttgtaacaggtttgtttcctactaactttcttactgtgtgagaaaatagctaattactgaccttcttactgtgtgagaaaatagttagTCAGTGAgatgatgttacagatagtgacaatgaggagacagccagaagtagatAATCACCAAGGACAggataacaagaagtagttaattacttcaaggttcttttatgcatcaagtatgtactcctataccaattaggacagagctgtcgctacttcaaagaacatccttatcatcctcaagaagttggcaaacttacagtaaacttttactgtcctgagatgactcaataccttaaaaggataatgtgaggaaggatGTCCTTACCAAACGACCACTGAGACACTCACGcttgcacagaagtgttttgctgatgcAGCAAAACTTAATACACATGTGCAAAAAGACTATGTACACAAATCTATGGCACccgatgagatgcaccccagagtcctgagggaactggctgatgtagttgccaagccactcttcGTGACAtctgaaaagtcgtggcagtcaggtgaagtccctggggactggaaaaagggaaacatcgcacccatttttaaaaagggtagaaaggaggacgctgggaactaccgccctgtcagcctcacctctgtgcctgggaagatcatggaacagatcctcctagaagctatgctaaggcacatggaggacatggAGGGGATTCGAGTcagacagcatggcttcactaggggcaagtcctgtctgaccaacctggtggctttctacaaaggactgactgcatcagtggacgagggaagagcaatggataccAACTATCTGgatttctgcaaggcctttgacacggtcccccacaacatccttctaagttggagagatatggatttgatgggtggactgttcagtggataaggaactggctgaatggtcgcatccagagggcaGTGATCAAtggtggctcaatgtccagatggagaggggtgacaagtggtgtccctcagggatccatactgggaccggtgctgtgaAACATCTtgatcaatgatttagacagcgggatcaagtgcaccctcagcaagttt includes:
- the NXNL2 gene encoding nucleoredoxin-like protein 2, which produces MVDVFSGRLLVSKDGRSVDPEEALQNKVVGLYFSAGWCSPCRDFTPVLCDFYTELLEETQPTAPFEVVFISSDNSAEEMAGYMRAMHGDWLALPFHDPYKHDLKKKYNITAIPKLVIVKQTGEVITDKGRKQIRDKGLSCFRNWLEGADIFQNFSS